The proteins below come from a single Cylindrospermopsis raciborskii Cr2010 genomic window:
- the hemF gene encoding oxygen-dependent coproporphyrinogen oxidase gives MLTNSQTPTLSAELSKFLPPPDSQTRASQFMKQLQDKITTELELLDGGSKFTEDSWERIEGGGGRSRVLREGAVFEQAGVNFSQVWGDQLPPSILVQRPEAAGHGFYATGTSLVLHPRNPYIPTVHLNYRYFEAGPVWWFGGGADLTPYYPFAEDPIHFHQTLKNACDKHHVDYYPVFKRWCDEYFYLKHRGETRGVGGIFLDYQDGQGDIYRGPDSQGEAANYSRNLTPLPRRTWEQVFSLIQDCGQAFIPAYAPIVQRRRNTEYGDRQRSFQLYRRGRYVEFNLVYDRGTIFGLQTNGRTESILMSLPPLVRWEYGYQPQPNSPESELYETFLKPQDWLNWKLQSSH, from the coding sequence ATGTTGACTAACTCGCAAACCCCCACTCTCTCAGCAGAATTATCCAAATTTCTTCCCCCCCCTGACTCTCAAACTAGAGCCAGTCAGTTCATGAAACAACTACAAGATAAAATTACTACTGAGTTAGAACTATTGGATGGTGGGAGCAAATTTACTGAAGACTCCTGGGAGCGTATAGAAGGTGGTGGTGGGCGTTCCCGCGTCTTGCGTGAAGGGGCAGTTTTTGAACAAGCTGGTGTTAATTTTTCCCAGGTTTGGGGCGATCAGCTGCCACCATCTATTTTAGTTCAGCGCCCAGAAGCTGCAGGACATGGCTTCTATGCTACTGGTACTTCCTTAGTTTTACATCCGCGTAACCCATACATACCTACTGTTCATTTGAACTATCGTTACTTTGAAGCAGGTCCGGTATGGTGGTTTGGCGGTGGTGCTGATTTAACTCCTTACTACCCTTTTGCTGAAGATCCTATTCATTTTCATCAAACTCTTAAAAATGCTTGTGATAAACATCATGTAGATTACTACCCAGTGTTTAAACGCTGGTGCGACGAATATTTCTATCTTAAACATCGGGGTGAAACCAGAGGTGTGGGAGGCATATTTTTAGATTATCAGGATGGACAGGGTGATATTTATCGAGGTCCTGATTCCCAGGGGGAAGCTGCTAACTACAGTCGAAATTTGACACCGCTACCCCGTCGTACCTGGGAACAAGTGTTTTCTCTAATCCAAGACTGTGGTCAAGCATTTATCCCAGCTTATGCACCTATTGTGCAACGTCGCCGAAATACGGAATATGGCGATCGCCAGCGTAGTTTCCAATTGTACCGTAGAGGTAGATATGTAGAATTTAACCTAGTTTATGACCGAGGTACGATTTTTGGACTACAAACTAATGGACGCACGGAGTCCATTTTAATGTCCCTACCTCCTTTGGTTCGCTGGGAGTATGGCTATCAACCACAACCAAATTCTCCCGAGTCCGAATTGTATGAAACTTTCCTCAAACCCCAAGACTGGCTCAATTGGAAGTTACAATCTAGTCATTGA
- a CDS encoding STAS domain-containing protein: MLSIQEKSYQTKSDETVIVLAPAGRLDITTAWEFRLKLQECISKKTCHLVVNLGGVDFIDSSGLTSLVAGMRDANKLNRTFRICNIHPDAKLVFEVTMMDTVFEICETEEEAFTIPF; this comes from the coding sequence ATGCTCTCTATACAAGAAAAAAGCTATCAGACTAAAAGCGATGAAACTGTAATTGTTTTAGCACCAGCGGGTCGCCTTGATATTACAACTGCTTGGGAATTTAGATTAAAGTTACAGGAGTGTATTAGTAAGAAGACTTGTCATCTAGTGGTGAATTTGGGAGGAGTAGATTTTATTGATAGCTCTGGTTTAACTTCCTTGGTAGCTGGAATGCGTGATGCAAACAAGTTAAATAGAACTTTTCGCATTTGTAATATTCATCCAGATGCAAAACTCGTTTTTGAGGTCACCATGATGGATACTGTGTTTGAAATCTGTGAAACAGAAGAGGAAGCTTTTACTATTCCTTTTTGA
- the psb29 gene encoding photosystem II biogenesis protein Psp29, which yields MNNFRTVSDTKRTFYSRHTRPINTIYRRVVEELMVEMHLLSVNVDFSYNSIYALGVVTTFDRFMQGYQPSEDLVSIFNAIICAVEQDPQVYHQDAAKLKAIASSFSVKDLIAWCSQTTPLDQDANLQAELQAIAQNPNFKYSRLLAIGLFSLLELSDPEFVKDETQRNQTIAVIAQGLKLSEDKLNKDLDLYRSNLDKMEQALTVMADMLAADRKKRDQRQQNSGNPPLAPTNE from the coding sequence GTGAATAACTTCCGTACTGTCTCTGATACAAAGCGAACTTTCTATAGCCGTCATACCCGCCCCATCAACACTATTTACCGTCGGGTAGTAGAGGAATTGATGGTAGAGATGCACTTGCTGTCAGTCAATGTAGATTTTAGCTACAATTCAATCTATGCCTTAGGGGTTGTCACAACTTTTGACCGCTTTATGCAGGGCTACCAACCATCCGAGGATCTAGTATCTATTTTTAATGCCATCATTTGTGCTGTGGAGCAGGATCCCCAGGTGTATCACCAGGATGCAGCCAAGCTCAAGGCTATAGCTAGCTCTTTTTCTGTAAAAGACTTAATTGCTTGGTGCAGTCAAACTACCCCATTGGATCAAGATGCTAATCTGCAAGCGGAACTACAAGCTATAGCCCAAAATCCTAATTTTAAATACAGTCGTTTGTTGGCTATTGGTTTATTCTCCCTATTGGAATTGTCAGATCCTGAATTTGTCAAGGATGAAACTCAGCGCAATCAAACTATTGCAGTTATTGCTCAAGGTTTAAAATTGTCTGAGGATAAACTAAATAAGGATTTAGACTTATATCGTTCTAATCTTGATAAGATGGAACAAGCACTAACAGTTATGGCGGACATGCTGGCTGCGGACAGGAAAAAGCGTGACCAGCGTCAGCAGAACTCTGGTAATCCTCCTCTGGCTCCAACTAATGAATAA